Proteins from a genomic interval of Oncorhynchus gorbuscha isolate QuinsamMale2020 ecotype Even-year unplaced genomic scaffold, OgorEven_v1.0 Un_scaffold_454, whole genome shotgun sequence:
- the LOC124018252 gene encoding meteorin-like protein, producing the protein TAPCQPCSDAEVLLAVCTSDFVGRGTIQGVEQEAEQLSVTVAISRLYRQKTQVFVSGGVRVRRWTGRVRMPRQCGVRPGPGRGWRLPVHGERKVREAWMGCAPRYKDFLRLYQEAEQSGTNPCHVDTD; encoded by the exons acagctccctGTCAGCCCTGCAGTGATGCTGAGGTGCTGTTAGCAGTCTGCACAAGCGACTTTG tggGGAGGGGCACCATCCAGGGGGTGGAGCAGGAGGCGGAGCAGTTGTCGGTCACCGTGGCGATAAGCCGCCTGTACAGACAGAAGACTCAGGTGTTTGTGTCAGGGGGGGTGAGAGTGAGGAGGTGGACAGGCAGGGTGAGGATGCCCAGGCAGTGTGGGGTGAGGCCCGGCCCGGGAAGGGGATGGAGACTTCCTGTTCACGGGGAGCGTAAGGTTCGGGAGGCCTGGATGGGCTGTGCCCCGAGATACAAGGACTTCCTCAGACTGTACCAGGAGGCAGAGCAGAGTGGGACTAACCCCTGTCATGTGGACACAGACTGA